The Methanosarcina barkeri MS DNA window TGGGAGTCCTGACAATAATTCCACTGTATATGGCGGCTGCTGCGATATTTGACCGAAAAACCGCACTTTTTGGAGCCTTAGTTTTTGCAGTGATTCCAGCTCATGTCTACGTATCCCGGTTTGGAGCAGTTGACCATCACGTAGCTGAAACTCTCCTGTCAACCTCAGCTTATGCATGTTTCATACTTGCTTTAAAATGGGCAAGAGAAGGCTCCCTTTCCCTGACTTCTCTCAAAAATATCTCTTCTGAAAAGAAACTAATAAAATCGTTAGCTTTCGCAGTAGCATCCGGACTATTCTTTGCACTTCTGATTTACACATGGATAGGAGCCCTTGTTTTTGTAAGCTTTATTGTACTTTACGCATTCATACAGACAATAATCGACCTTAAGGCCGAGAAAAACTCCGACTATCTTCTTATATGCTCTACTGTATCTCTTCTTGCAACGCTTCTCTTTACCATTCCCCTATCAGCAGGATCTTTGCGTCCGGGCCTGGAAATGAGTGCGATGTATCTTTCCTGGTTCCAGGTATTCTATGTGTTCAGCATGCTAGTCGGAACCTTAATCCTCTGGGGCTTTTCCCTATATATCTCGAAAAAAGGTCTGGACTGGAAGTACTATCCAGCCGTCTTAATACTGATCTCTGTCGCTGGTCTTCTGTTCCTTAAGACATTTTCTGCCGAGTCATATGCTTTTGTAATTGAAGGAATGAATTTCTTCCTCGGAAAAGGTGAATACATAAGCACGATTTCCGAGGCTCTGCCAGTATTTTTAACTTCAGATGGAAATCTTACTTTTACGCCAATACTGGGAAGTCTCGGGCTTTGTTTCCTTACCGCTCTGGGAGGATTTTTCCTGCTTGGCCTCGAGTGGAGAGGTGAAAAATCAAAGCCTGAAGGAGTTTTTTTCCTTTTATGGTCGGCCTTTTTCGCATATTTAATGCTCTCTCAAAGGCGTTTTTCGTATCTGTTCGCAGTAAACGCAGCAATGCTTACCTCATACTTACTTTGGGTTTTACTGGATTCCTTTGACTTTGAGACTGAAGTAAAAAAATTGGTGAAATCTGTTCCGACCCACGGGAATAATGCAATGTTTACATCTCGGGCAGAAAAAGAAACAAAGTCAAAAAAGTCCGAAAAAGAAACAAAGTCAAAAACAAAATCAAAATCGAAAATTAATTCCTCAGGTTCAAAACAGAATTCTCAACCCGACTACTTCAAAATTGTCTCATCTCTGGCACTTATAGGGCTTGTATTTATACCCTGCATTTGGGCAGGAGTTGCTTTTGCAAAAGAGGACGGCTTGATTGACCCTATCTGGAAGGACTCTCTCACCTGGCTTGGAGCCTCGAGCCCTGAAACTTCTTACTACCTTGATCCGTCCGGAACCCCCGAATATGGAGTTTTGAGCTGGTGGGACTACGGAAACTGGATCGTTTACCAGGCTAAAAGGCCTGCAGTTTCAAACAACTTCCAGACCGGTGTAGACGATTCTTCACATTTCTTCTTAACGAACTCCGAGGAAGACGCAAAGGCAATTATGGAAAAGCTCAAAGTAAAATATGTAATAACCGACAATCTGATGGCAGGCGGCAAATTTGGGTCTATTGTTAAGGTTGCAGGTGAGAACATAAGCAAGTATCTAAATGTTCAAACCGTCAACGGAAACGGCGGGCTTCAAACCATTGCAACTGCTAAAAAGGAATACACGCAAACCGAAGTATACAAGCTTCATCAACTTGACGGATCAAATCTCGGAAACCTGAGGCTTGTCCATGAAACTACTGCACCTGAGGTAGATAATGACACGACTAGTGACGTAAAGATATTCGAGTTTGTCTCTGGAGCCAGGCTTTCAGGTACTGCAGACCCAGGGCAAAGCATTACTGCAACCCTTGAGCTCAGATCAAACACAGGCCGAAAATTCACATATCAGAATGAAGTAACGTCAGATAAAAACGGTTCATTTGAAATAACCGTACCTTACTCAACCGAAAATAAAGCAGATGGAGTCAATGCTCTGTCGACTTATTCCCTAAAAGCAGGAAACACCACAGTCTCAGAAATTCAGGTGACGGAAAAGGATGTCCTGGAAGGGAACAGGGTAGAGGTGAAAATCCCAGAATCGAAATAAGGAGTTCTTGAACCGGGTTTTTTAAATGAAAACAGAAATTAAAATCTTTTAAAAAACGAAAAGAGAAAAAGAATTTTTTCATTCTCTTTTCCTCTTCCTGTTATTATTTCTCAAATTATTATTTTTCGAATATTATTTCTCAAATTATTATTCTTCGAATATCATTTTTCAAATTATTATTTCTCATATTGGCTTTATTCAATATTCGGGAAGACAACTTCAGTAGTGGGTCTAGTGCCGAAAGTCTTGAAGGTTTCATTCTCCCGCGCTTTCGACTCCTACGGCGCTTAGGAACCTTTTCACTACGGCTTCATTAACCAGCCTGAGTAACGTCTGACGGTCTTTTGTAGCGCTGAAAACACCAAGGGGTATCTGGGCTCCTGCTGCGTTTGCATGTCCACCTGCATCTTCGCCGAAAGCCTGGCGCATAACTTCGCCGAGGTTAATTCTGATATCATTGCTTCGTCCGGAGATATATATACGGTCTTCAGTTACTCCAAAGACTACGGTTGTGGAGATGCCCTCAAGGCTCAAAAGGTAATCTGCAGCTTGCGGAAGCGTATCCCTATCCCTTATGTTCCCGACATTCGAGAGAAGGTAACTTCCTATTACCTGTCGGTTTCTTATGGCCTCCCCAAGTACCTCAAGGGTTTCAGTGGCCATCGAAGGCTGTTCAAGCTGATCCAGGATTCCGTGGTTCGAAAGGGGGTAAAGGTACGAAGCGGCTGAAAGATCAGCAGGGTCGGTCTTCCTCTTGAAATCCTGGGTGTCAGTTCGGATTCCATAGAGCAGGGCTGTTGCCAGCGTTTTGGATATATTAATATTGAGCTGCTGCAGGTACTTTGTCATTATAGTAGCTGTTGCTCCGAAGTTAGGTCGGATATCTATGTACTCAGCCTTTATTTCGGTTTCTCCTGGGGGGTGATGGTCAATTACAATACCCACAAACGAGTTTGGGGGAACCATGTTGTTAACTCCGGGAATGGAGCAGTCTATCAGGGCGATTTCGTCGAAGCCTTTGAGACCGTTCTCTTCCATCTTACCGAGGTCGATCCCGAGCAGGTTTACAAAGGCTTTGTTTTCCTGATGCCCTATTCTGCCATGGTAGAGGATGCTTGCCTCAACCCCGATGCTCTTTGCAATCTCTTTCAGGGCCAGCCCACTCGAAATAGCATCCGGATCAGGGTTATCGTGGATTACAATAGCAAGTTTTTTATCCCTTATTCCCTTCAGCCACCGTGCAAGCCTGTTACCTCTGTGAACCGATTCGGCTCTCTCAAGAGAACGGGAAAGGGAACTTGCTACAAGCTTGGAAGACATAAAGACATAATCTGCTCCAAGGTCTTCCATTTTTTCCTTATTGATAATATCTGAGGCCCGGGAAAAGAGCTGAACATCAGGGTTAACTGCCTTTTTGAAATTCTCAATGCCCTTTCTATTAGCTTCGTTATTGGAAGTCAGGAAAAGTATAACAACAACATTCTTAAGGTCAATCTTATCGACAAGTTCAGGGTCGGAGATATCGCCTACAATCGCTTCAAATCCTTCCTCCCTGAGAGTCTCAACCTTAGCTTCGTCTTTGTCTACAATAATCACAAGCTTATTGCTTTCCCTGAGCTCTTTTGCAAGCGCAAAACCAACACTTCCACTGCCCAGAACAAGGTATCTGGGTTTGACTGTACTTTTAAGATTGCTATCCGCATCTTTTGATAAATTAAGCAAAAATAGTCCTCCCTGTTTTGTATAAGTCCAGGCACATGTAAAGGAAAGCAAACATTTGATCAGAATCCTGCCTATTCACATTTTACTACAGTTAGTTAACTGTAAGGCTAACTGTAGTTTTTTGACTGTTTTTCTTACTGATTAGACACTCTTATGAAACTGCTTTTATATATCATACTTTTTAAGAAATAATATTCTTTTTATGGGAAACTCAAAAATTCCAGTATATTATATTGGAATGTAACATTATATTGGAATGTAACATATATACTTAATAACATCAAATAGGTTTTCCTCGGTGTAGAAATATAAGAAATAAATTCCCTCAATTGTTCTGGAGATATATAACAATTTCTACTATAATCTATTATAATCTAGAGAATCTCAAATTAGCTTTTAAAATCTCAAATCTAATTTGATACTCACTTTTTTAAAAGTATCTCCCAAACGAATTCTTATCCTCAACTTTATTTTGCATTTCTGTCAACACCAGTAGTTGATATGCTATGAAACTCAATAGAGAGTAGAGTTTTCTACTCTGATTTCTCACTCTTCTGATATCGAACTTTACTGTACCTTTAATATGTCCATGTATCTTTTCACATTCAGCTCTCTTTTTATACTGATCATCAAAAGTCTCATCTCTGATATTTTGGTTTCTTAGGTACATTCCTACCTGTTCTTTCCTTCCAATTTCATATAGAAATCTGAGTTTGTTTTCCATTGGTGCATGAATATCTCCACCGAGTTTCCACTTTTTATTCACCCAGTGATCGATTCGTTCCTCTTCACCTTCTTGATTGATTACTGCATTTGAAGCGTAGGAAATAATCGGTTTTGCGTTCAGATTATACCAAATATCAGAATGATTGAGGAATGAATCATAACCTCCGTCAGCAGAATAAAATTCCAGATTAGCGTTCATGTTCTTTAGAGCCTCAATATGATCGATAAGTTCTGGAGAGTCACCAGAAAGTCCTTTTGTATGAGTCATGAAAATTGGGTAAGTTCCAACCATTGTAATATGTGCCTTATCCATTTTGCATTCATAATGAGGATTATAATCAGCATGTTTGTCGTATCTTGAAGCTTCAAGTGGAGTGGAATCAATTTTTGCTTCCTTTTCCTGAGAAAGTTTGAGAATTTTCTCACCTATAAGCATCATTATCTCATTGACTCCTTTTTCTCCAAGTCTATACTTCATAAAATGATGAAGGGTTCCACCTGAAGGAAGTTTAATCTGGCCATTTTCATCATAAAAAGAAAGCAGGATAGCTTCTTCGTCTGTTAAGGAAGAAATGGTTTTATCATATGAGAGTTGCCTGAAACACTTCACAACAAACAGTTTTATCATAGAAGAAACACTGTACTTAAAGTGCCAACTTTTGTTGGTGTAAAAAGTACGTTCGACGTGCTTTGCAATATCGTCAATGCAAAGAAAGTACAGGAATTGGCAAATTGAAGTACTTTCTCTGCTCAAATAATTATCGAAGGAGTCCTCGAAGAGGACTCCTTTGTATAACATACTGTTTTTTGACATGAGAAAGGCATAGAAGGTATTGTTTTAAGTTGCCACTACCAAACAGAGACAAGTGCTATCAGAGTTAGTGGAAAAAAGAATAAGTTTTTAAGTCAAAATTCTAATTTGAGAGCCTCATCTATAAAGCCAGAGAATTCATATGAGTCAGAGAATTCAGGTTTGCAGAAATGATTTGACAGCTCAAATAGGCAAGGAGACCATATAAGATAGTCCGGCAGGTAATAGTTATGAAGTGCATTAATTCTTTGAGGATAAAAGCGATAGACCGAAATTGTGAATGCCTTGGGCTTCTACCTGTCCAGTTAATGGAAAATGCAGGGGCCGTTATTGCACAGCACATACGGGAAAGGCTTGAGAGTGGTAGGGTACTTTTTCTCGCAGGCCGGGGAAACAACGGAGGAGACGCTTTTGTCGCGGCCAGACACCTTGCAGGCTCTTCAGGATACACTGTAAAGGTAATGCTGCTAGGAAAAGCCAGGGATATAAGAACGAAAGAAGCTCTCCATAACTTTTCCCTTCTGAAGTTCAGCCGTGTTGATGTGCTCGAAATAACGGACTCAAGTCAGCTTGAAACCTCGGCTTCAGAATCGTTTCAGGAAGCTGATCTGCTCGTCGACGCAGTATTCGGAACCGGGATAAGGGGAAAGCTCAGAGATCCTGAATCAAAGGTTATCGATTTTATAAACCGGGAAGGGAAAGCCGGAAAAACCGTAATCTCAGTTGACATTCCCTCAGGACTTGACCCTGATAGTGGGGATTTTGAAAAAGCTGTGCATGCAGGGCTTACTGTTACTTTTCACCATATGAAGACCGGGCTTTTGAGCGAGAAGGCAAAAGAATACACTGGCATGATAAAGGTTGCAGACATTGGAATATGTGTCGACGCCGAACAGTACGTTGGTCCCGGAGACCTTATGATGCTGCGCAGGCGGGAGTCCGGGGAACACAAGGGGGATTCCGGAAAAATCCTCGTTATAGGAGGAGGTCCGTATTCAGGAGCTCCGGCCCTTGCGTCCCTTTCGGCCCTTAAAGCTGGAGCAGACCTTGTAACCGTAGCAGTTCCAGAACCTGTAGCTGAAATAGTGGCATCATATTCTCCAAACCTTATCGTCCGAAAACTCTCTTCAAATGTCCTCTGCCCTGAAGATCTTTCAATCCTTATGGACCTTATAAATTCCCATGATGTAGTTGTGATGGGTATGGGGCTCGGGAGAGCGGCAGAAACCTTGGAAGCCATCCGAAAAATCCTGCCCTTTTGCAGGAAAGCGGTTCTTGATGCCGATGCCCTCTCATCTCTCTCAGGTGCTATTTTTGAAAGCCTTGCGGGCAACTGCGAACTGATAGTAACCCCGCATGCCGGAGAATTTGCCCGCCTGAGAAATATGGAAACCCCTGATAGCTTGGAATCTCGTATTAAAGCCG harbors:
- a CDS encoding oligosaccharyl transferase, archaeosortase A system-associated, producing MITTNKGMGCPVAKRPAHKLKFSIISLIAVGLVAFLMRLISYSTVTANGSINLLGYDSFYHMRRILYTTFNFPHPLNFDSYINYPAGFEVGWPPFFDFLGALLAKVLGGGNPDLYTTEFAGALLPVLLGVLTIIPLYMAAAAIFDRKTALFGALVFAVIPAHVYVSRFGAVDHHVAETLLSTSAYACFILALKWAREGSLSLTSLKNISSEKKLIKSLAFAVASGLFFALLIYTWIGALVFVSFIVLYAFIQTIIDLKAEKNSDYLLICSTVSLLATLLFTIPLSAGSLRPGLEMSAMYLSWFQVFYVFSMLVGTLILWGFSLYISKKGLDWKYYPAVLILISVAGLLFLKTFSAESYAFVIEGMNFFLGKGEYISTISEALPVFLTSDGNLTFTPILGSLGLCFLTALGGFFLLGLEWRGEKSKPEGVFFLLWSAFFAYLMLSQRRFSYLFAVNAAMLTSYLLWVLLDSFDFETEVKKLVKSVPTHGNNAMFTSRAEKETKSKKSEKETKSKTKSKSKINSSGSKQNSQPDYFKIVSSLALIGLVFIPCIWAGVAFAKEDGLIDPIWKDSLTWLGASSPETSYYLDPSGTPEYGVLSWWDYGNWIVYQAKRPAVSNNFQTGVDDSSHFFLTNSEEDAKAIMEKLKVKYVITDNLMAGGKFGSIVKVAGENISKYLNVQTVNGNGGLQTIATAKKEYTQTEVYKLHQLDGSNLGNLRLVHETTAPEVDNDTTSDVKIFEFVSGARLSGTADPGQSITATLELRSNTGRKFTYQNEVTSDKNGSFEITVPYSTENKADGVNALSTYSLKAGNTTVSEIQVTEKDVLEGNRVEVKIPESK
- a CDS encoding DHH family phosphoesterase gives rise to the protein MLNLSKDADSNLKSTVKPRYLVLGSGSVGFALAKELRESNKLVIIVDKDEAKVETLREEGFEAIVGDISDPELVDKIDLKNVVVILFLTSNNEANRKGIENFKKAVNPDVQLFSRASDIINKEKMEDLGADYVFMSSKLVASSLSRSLERAESVHRGNRLARWLKGIRDKKLAIVIHDNPDPDAISSGLALKEIAKSIGVEASILYHGRIGHQENKAFVNLLGIDLGKMEENGLKGFDEIALIDCSIPGVNNMVPPNSFVGIVIDHHPPGETEIKAEYIDIRPNFGATATIMTKYLQQLNINISKTLATALLYGIRTDTQDFKRKTDPADLSAASYLYPLSNHGILDQLEQPSMATETLEVLGEAIRNRQVIGSYLLSNVGNIRDRDTLPQAADYLLSLEGISTTVVFGVTEDRIYISGRSNDIRINLGEVMRQAFGEDAGGHANAAGAQIPLGVFSATKDRQTLLRLVNEAVVKRFLSAVGVESAGE
- a CDS encoding transposase, whose translation is MSKNSMLYKGVLFEDSFDNYLSRESTSICQFLYFLCIDDIAKHVERTFYTNKSWHFKYSVSSMIKLFVVKCFRQLSYDKTISSLTDEEAILLSFYDENGQIKLPSGGTLHHFMKYRLGEKGVNEIMMLIGEKILKLSQEKEAKIDSTPLEASRYDKHADYNPHYECKMDKAHITMVGTYPIFMTHTKGLSGDSPELIDHIEALKNMNANLEFYSADGGYDSFLNHSDIWYNLNAKPIISYASNAVINQEGEEERIDHWVNKKWKLGGDIHAPMENKLRFLYEIGRKEQVGMYLRNQNIRDETFDDQYKKRAECEKIHGHIKGTVKFDIRRVRNQSRKLYSLLSFIAYQLLVLTEMQNKVEDKNSFGRYF
- a CDS encoding bifunctional ADP-dependent NAD(P)H-hydrate dehydratase/NAD(P)H-hydrate epimerase, yielding MKCINSLRIKAIDRNCECLGLLPVQLMENAGAVIAQHIRERLESGRVLFLAGRGNNGGDAFVAARHLAGSSGYTVKVMLLGKARDIRTKEALHNFSLLKFSRVDVLEITDSSQLETSASESFQEADLLVDAVFGTGIRGKLRDPESKVIDFINREGKAGKTVISVDIPSGLDPDSGDFEKAVHAGLTVTFHHMKTGLLSEKAKEYTGMIKVADIGICVDAEQYVGPGDLMMLRRRESGEHKGDSGKILVIGGGPYSGAPALASLSALKAGADLVTVAVPEPVAEIVASYSPNLIVRKLSSNVLCPEDLSILMDLINSHDVVVMGMGLGRAAETLEAIRKILPFCRKAVLDADALSSLSGAIFESLAGNCELIVTPHAGEFARLRNMETPDSLESRIKAVREFSEEKGVVTLLKGKIDIISDGKQTLLNRTGNPGMTVGGTGDVLAGLTGSIFSRNPAFLAAACAAHVNGAAGDLAFEKAGNGLLATDVLENIPKIIKAAEIG